From the Mycobacterium noviomagense genome, the window GCCGACACCAGTGAGGATTTGCCCGCCGAGGGGAAACCGATCAATCCGACGTCGGCGACGGTTTTCAGCTCCAGTGTCAGATCGCGGGCTTGTCCTTTTTCGCCCAGCAGCGCAAAGCCGGGAGCTTTGCGGGCCCGCGAGGCCAGCGCGGCGTTGCCCAGGCCGCCGCGGCCGCCGGCCGCGGCTTCGAATCGTGTCCCAGCCCCGACCAGGTCGGCCAGCAAGCGCCCGTTCTCGTCGAGGACCACGGTGCCGTCGGGCACCTTGACCTCCAGGTCGGCGCCGGCCGCCCCGTCACGGTTGCCGCCCATGCCTGGCTTGCCCGAAGGGGCGACGATGTGGGGGCGGAAATGAAAGTCCAGCAGGGTGTGCACCTGCGGATCGACCACCAGGACGACGCTGCCGCCGCGGCCGCCGTTGCCGCCGTCGGGGCCGCCGAGCGGCTTGAATTTCTCGCGGTGGACCGAGGCGCAGCCGTTACCGCCGGAACCCGCCCGCACGTGGATGACAACGCGGTCGACAAACCGGGGCATCGGGGGTCACTCCTTGGAACGTAACGCCAGGGCGGAAAACGGCCTGCCCGCCGCTGCGTTACATTCGCGCGGCTCAGCTGGCCGTGGTGCCGGCCGGGACGATGCTGACGGTCTTGCGTCCGCGCTTGACGCCGAACTGCACTGCCCCGGCCGCTTTGGCGAACAAGGTGTCATCGCCGCCGCGGCCGACGTTGACGCCGGGGTGGAATTTGGTGCCGCGCTGGCGCACCAGGATTTCGCCGGCCTTGACGACCTGGCCGCCGAACCGCTTGACGCCTAGCCGCTGGGCAGCGGAATCACGACCGTTACGCGAGCTGGACGCACCCTTCTTGTGTGCCATGTCTGTCGCCTCCGTTACTTGATTCCGGTGACCCGCAACACGGTCAGCTGCTGGCGGTGACCCTGACGCTTGTGGTAGCCGGTCTTGTTCTTGAACTTGTGGATACGGATCTTGGGGCCCTTGGTGTGCTCGAGCACCTCGCCGGTCACCGCGATCTTGGCCAACTCGGCGGCATCGGTGGTGACATTGGCGCCATCCACGACCAGGGCAACCGGCAGTGTCACCTTCGCGCCAGGCTCGGAGTCGAGCTTTTCCACCTTCAGCACGTCGCCCTCGGCAACCTTGTACTGCTTGCCGCCGGTTTTGACGATTGCGTAGGTCGCCATCGTGGGTGTCTACCTCATTCTTCAGGGCGCGCGCTACCACCGGGTACGCGCAGCGGGTCTGGGGAGCGCCAGGCAAGGCCTGATTGCCCGACTCCTCCTCGGCCCGCCAGGCGGGCCGCATCGTCATCGGGCGAGCCCGGCGACAACTGATCCAGGGTACGTGACCAGCGACTACAGGGTCAAACCGCGGGCTAGTCCCCGTGGATCGGTGGACCTGCCGGCCGCGCTGCAGCGCGACGCCGGCGTGGCCCTGGTGACGGCGGGACGGCGGCCGCGGGAACCGGGGAGTCACCGGTGCCCTGATCTGAGGTTCCCGAGTCGTCGACATCCTCGTCCAGGGCGTCCTCGGAGTCATCGGAGTCCTCGTCGTCGCCGTCGACCACCTCGAGGTCCTCGTCGATGTCGAGATCGTCCTCTTCGCCGAGGTCTTCCTCTTCGTCGAGGTCGACCTCGTCCTCGTCGGTGTCGTCTTCGTCGGTGTCTTCGAAGTCGTCTTCGTCGGTGTCGAGCAGGTCCTCCTCAGCGACCTCGCGGGCGACCTGTTGGGCGGTCTGCGCGTCGGATTCCTCCTCCGACTCGCGGTCGACGGCCGCGTGCACAAGCTCTTCTTCGGACTCGCCGGGCTCACCGTCCTGGCGGCCGTTGGCGGCGGCCATCGCCTTGAACATCGGATGCTCGCCAGGGGCATGCTCAGGCAGCTTGGTCACCAACGACTCGTCGGCGCGGCTCTTGCGGGACCGTTTGCCGCGACGGCCGCCCGACTCGGATTTGCGACCGCTCGCCTGCGTCGAATCGACCGGATCGGCGTGCAGCATGAGCCCGCGCCCGCCGCAGTGCGGACACGGCGTCGAGAATGCCTCGATCAGACCGGTTCCCAGCCGCTTGCGGGTCAGTTGCACCAGCCCCAGCGACGTCACTTCGGACACCTGATGACGGGTCCGGTCGCGGGCCAGCGCCTCGGTCAGCCGCCGCAGCACCAGGTCACGGTTGGACTCCAGCACCATGTCGATGAAGTCGATCACCACGATCCCGCCGATGTCGCGCAGCCGTAGCTGGCGCACGATCTCCTCGGCGGCCTCGAGGTTGTTCTTCGTGACCGTCTGTTCGAGGTTCCCCCCCGATCCGGTGAACTTGCCGGTGTTGACGTCGATGACCGTCATGGCCTCGGTCCGGTCGATCACCAGCGTCCCGCCCGACGGCAGCCACACCTTGCGGTCCATCGCCTTGGCCAGTTGCTCGTCGATGCGGTGCACCGCGAAGACGTCCGGCCCGTCGGCGCTTGGCGACTCGTACTTCGTCAGCTTCGGAAGAAGTTCGGGCGCAACGGATTTCACGTATTCATTGATCGTGTTCCAGGCCTCGTCGCCGGAGACGATGAGCTCGGCGAAGTCCTCGTTGAACAAGTCGCGGATGACCTTCACCAAAACGTCAGGTTCTTCGTAGAGCGCCACCGCTGCCCCGGCGGCCTTCTCCTTGATCTCGGCGGCCTTTGCCTCGATCTGAGCCCACCGGTCCTGCAGCCGGTTCACGTCGGCGCGGATGTCGTCTTCTTTGACGCCTTCCGACGCGGTGCGGATGATCACCCCGGCATCGGGCGGCACCACTTGGCGCAGGATCTCCTTGAGCCGTTGGCGTTCGGTGTCGGGCAGCTTGCGGCTGATACCCGTCGACGACGCGCCGGGAACGTAAACCAGGTAGCGGCCGGCCAGCGACACCTGGGTGGTCAGACGTGCGCCCTTGTGCCCGACCGGGTCCTTGCTGACTTGAACGACGACGTAGTCACCCGGTTTGAGGGCCTGCTCGATCTTGCGGTTGGCCCCGCCCAGACCGGCGGCCTCCCAGTTGACTTCGCCGGCGTAGAGGACGCCGTTGCGGCCGCGGCCGATATCGACGAAAGCCGCCTCCATCGAGGGCAGCACGTTCTGCACGATGCCCAGGTAGATGTTGCCCACCAGAGACGCCGAGGCGGCAGAAGTCACGAAATGCTCGACGACGATGCCGTCTTCGAGCACTGCGATCTGGGTGTAGCGGGCGCCGGGGTGCGGCGGCTCCGTGCGGACCTTGTCGCGCACCACCATCACCCGCTCGACCGCCTCGCGACGGGCCAAGAACTCGGCTTCGCTGAGCACCGGCGGGCGCCGGCGTCCTGCATCGCGGCCGTCGCGGCGGCGCTGGCGCTTCGCCTCCAGCCGGGTAGAGCCGTCGATGCCCTGGATCTCCGCGGTCGCCGGGTCGTTGTCGTCGGTGTCGGCCTTGTCGGCTGCGCGCGGCGCCCGCTCGTGGACGACGGTGTTGGGCGGGTCGTCGGGCAATGGGCCCGATAAGGGGCCCCCGTCGGTGTCGTCGGCCGAGCCGGATTTGCGGCGACGCCGCCGTCGCCGGCGCCGGCTGCTCACCTCTTGCGAGTCGTCGCCGGTGTCGCCGTCGTCGGAGTCGCCGCCGTCGCCGGCATCGGCTTCGGTATCGGCGGAGTCGGCCTCGCCGTCATCACCTTGGCCGCGGTTGTCGCCTCCCGCCTCACCGCGTCCGCGGCCACGGCCACGGCGGCCGCGGCGGCGCCGCCGGCCGGCCGGACGCTCCGCCTGTTCGTCGTCGACGTCGGCATCATCGAAGTCATCGGAGTCGTCGGCGTCGTCCGACACGTCCGGTTCGGCCTCGAGCGGTTGCGGGGCGACGAACAGCGGCAGGTACTCCGGGCGCTCAACCGTCGTCTCGAGCATCAACCGGGATTCCGGCTCGTCGGCCTCTGCTGGCTCGGGCTCATCGGGCTGGCCCGGCGCCGCGGCCAGCAGGTCGCGCACCCGAACCGCATCGACCCGGTCCACCGTGGAGTGCGCGCTGCGGACCCGCCCGTCGAGTTCGGTGAGCGCGTCGAGCACCCGCTTGCTGCTGGTTCCCAGCGCACGTGCCAGCGAGTGGACCCTTAACTTGTCCGGCAGGTCCTCGTGCTGTGTCGGATTTCCTGATACGTCTGAAGATGGGGCACCGTCTACCACGTAGTCTCCTCGAGCCCCCG encodes:
- the rpmA gene encoding 50S ribosomal protein L27, with translation MAHKKGASSSRNGRDSAAQRLGVKRFGGQVVKAGEILVRQRGTKFHPGVNVGRGGDDTLFAKAAGAVQFGVKRGRKTVSIVPAGTTAS
- a CDS encoding Rne/Rng family ribonuclease: MVDGAPSSDVSGNPTQHEDLPDKLRVHSLARALGTSSKRVLDALTELDGRVRSAHSTVDRVDAVRVRDLLAAAPGQPDEPEPAEADEPESRLMLETTVERPEYLPLFVAPQPLEAEPDVSDDADDSDDFDDADVDDEQAERPAGRRRRRGRRGRGRGRGEAGGDNRGQGDDGEADSADTEADAGDGGDSDDGDTGDDSQEVSSRRRRRRRRRKSGSADDTDGGPLSGPLPDDPPNTVVHERAPRAADKADTDDNDPATAEIQGIDGSTRLEAKRQRRRDGRDAGRRRPPVLSEAEFLARREAVERVMVVRDKVRTEPPHPGARYTQIAVLEDGIVVEHFVTSAASASLVGNIYLGIVQNVLPSMEAAFVDIGRGRNGVLYAGEVNWEAAGLGGANRKIEQALKPGDYVVVQVSKDPVGHKGARLTTQVSLAGRYLVYVPGASSTGISRKLPDTERQRLKEILRQVVPPDAGVIIRTASEGVKEDDIRADVNRLQDRWAQIEAKAAEIKEKAAGAAVALYEEPDVLVKVIRDLFNEDFAELIVSGDEAWNTINEYVKSVAPELLPKLTKYESPSADGPDVFAVHRIDEQLAKAMDRKVWLPSGGTLVIDRTEAMTVIDVNTGKFTGSGGNLEQTVTKNNLEAAEEIVRQLRLRDIGGIVVIDFIDMVLESNRDLVLRRLTEALARDRTRHQVSEVTSLGLVQLTRKRLGTGLIEAFSTPCPHCGGRGLMLHADPVDSTQASGRKSESGGRRGKRSRKSRADESLVTKLPEHAPGEHPMFKAMAAANGRQDGEPGESEEELVHAAVDRESEEESDAQTAQQVAREVAEEDLLDTDEDDFEDTDEDDTDEDEVDLDEEEDLGEEDDLDIDEDLEVVDGDDEDSDDSEDALDEDVDDSGTSDQGTGDSPVPAAAVPPSPGPRRRRAAARPAGPPIHGD
- the rplU gene encoding 50S ribosomal protein L21, translating into MATYAIVKTGGKQYKVAEGDVLKVEKLDSEPGAKVTLPVALVVDGANVTTDAAELAKIAVTGEVLEHTKGPKIRIHKFKNKTGYHKRQGHRQQLTVLRVTGIK